In the Symmachiella macrocystis genome, GGAAGCGTGCCCGCAAGAGTCGGCGGAGACGGGATCACGATATTCCCTGGCGCAACTGATGCGGCAATCCGCATCGTACTGATGTGGATGTGCGTGCTGAACAACGAATTGCGCAATTGCGCAAAATGATGTGGATGTGTGCAATTTGTCACGAACAGGTCAGACTCTAGTTGACGCCTTGAAAGAGACGACACAATAATGCGGTTGCTTCCCTCAATCTGACAACGCAACCACCCCAGCACATGGAGCGAGGAAAATCAATATGAGAACTTCAAAGATGTTACTCGCATCAATCGCGATGGGCTTTTTATTGGCTGGCGCGGGTCGGAGTGCTCAAGCAGAGTTGATCACGAACGGGACGTTTGACACCGACCTCGCAGGTTGGACGATTATACAACCCGGTATTCCTACCACTTGGGTTTCCGGAACAGCGCATGTTGGACGACCGGGTACGCCGGGCATTTCGATTTTTGAGCAGTCGTTCGACATCCCCATTGGCACGGAAGCATTGTCCATCAGCTTCGATTATGAGTGGCAGGTGATGGCTCCCGTCGAGTTCGAAGACTCCTTTTTGGCCGAGTTCGTCTACCAGTCAACCACGGCCCCGGATCCAAAAACGGTGACGCTTGTAGACCAGGGTAGCGACGACGGCGTCTTTGGGTCTCCCACCGCGTTCAGCACAATCATCTCGCTCATTGACCTCGACAACATTTCAGACAACGGCACAATCCGCTTCACTCTCACGGAAAACAACTCGCCAGTCGGGACGCGTATCGAGCTTGACAATGTAATAGTCAACCCCGTCCCCGAACCCAGTACCTACGCTGGATTGGTCGGCATCACCTGTGTGTCGTTACTTGCTTACAGTTGGCGAAGCAAACGGCAACAGGTTGCCTGAAATAGGCTACGATACACATCCCAACCGTCGACGCCCGCGCGTCGGCGTTTTTTTTGTGCGCTATGCTGCCACAAAAGTGGAAGCAGCCCCCGTTCAACGCCTTTGAGCGGCTCGTCATTTCACAACGCGGCTCGAATTCACTAGGAATCGCTGCGTCGAATGGAAGCTGACGACTTGCCAGCCGAAAATGAACCATTTCTGAACCTGCGGCCAAGGTTCTGACGCCAATCTCCTGATTCTGCGGTTCCGGCAGTGTCGTGACGTTGGTCGTGCCTGCCGCTTTCTGATAAAACTACGCCCATGAAACACATTCGAAATTTCTGCATCATTGCACATATTGATCACGGCAAGTCAACATTGGCGGACCGGCTGATTCAGACCTGTGGGGGCGTTACGCAACGTGAGCTGCACGAACAGATGCTCGACTCGATGGAAATTGAGCGTGAACGGGGCATCACCATCAAAAGCAATACGATTACGCTCGATTACCGGGCGCCGGATGGCAAAGACTATCTGTTGAATCTGATCGATACGCCGGGCCACGTCGATTTTTCGCACGAAGTCCGACGGTCATTAATGGCCTGCGAAGGGGCGTTGATCATTGTCGATGCGTCTCAGGGCGTGGAAGCGCAAACGGTTGCGAACCTTTATCTGGCGCTGGAACACGACCTGACCCTGCTACCGGTGATCAACAAGATCGACCTTCCTTCAGCGGACGTCGATCGTGCGCGCGAAGCAATTGATGCGGAATTGGGGCTTGATCCCTTCGAAGCAATCCCCATCTCTGCCAAGAATGGCATCGGCATTGAAGACGTGATGATCGGTATCGTCGAGAAGCTGCCGGCTCCCCAGGGCGATCCGGATGCTCCGCTCAAGGCACTCGTGTTCGACGCGCAATTCGATAAGTTTCGCGGGGTGATTCTGCAGGTCCGCGTGCTGGAAGGGACGCTCAAGCCGCGGGATACGATCCTCTTCATGCACGCCGGTCGCAATTTTACGGTCGATGAAGTGGGCTACAACCAGTTTAAGCTCAACCCCAAATCACAGCTCAGCGCCGGAGAAGTCGGTTATGTCGTCGCTGGTGTCAAAAGCGTTCAGGACATCGAGATTGGTGATACGATTACCCTGCAGGACCGGCCGACCGCAGAAGCCATTCCCGGCTACCAAAAAGCCAGACAGGTCGTCTTTTCGTCCATCTATCCCATGGACACGGGTGATTACGTGGAGCTGACCAAAGCTCTGGACAAACTGGTGATCAACGACGCCGCCCTCACCTATGAAAAGGACAGCTCCGCGGCGCTGGGATTCGGGTTTCGTTGCGGGTTTCTCGGATTACTGCATCTGGATGTGATTCAAGAGCGTTTGCGGCGGGAATTTGACATCGGCCTGATCATCACAGCCCCTTCGGTGAAGTACAACCTGACGTTGGTGGACGGTTCAACGCTCGAAGTCGACAACCCGAGTAACTGGCCCCACCCGACGACCATCCAGTCCGCCAGCGAACCGTACATCAAAGCGTCGATTCTGACTCCCGAGACGTACGTCGGGCCTGTCATGGAACTGTGCAGGGAACACCGCTCGGAAAGCCAGACGATGAACTATCTGTCGGCCAGCCGGATCGAAGTGACCAGCGTCATGCCACTCGGCGAAGTCCTGTTTGACTTCTACGGCAAGCTGAAAATGATTACGCGCGGATACGGATCGTTTGACTACGAGCCAATCGAGTATCGAACCACCGATGTGGTGAAAGTCGATATTCTGATTAACAAGGAACCGGTCGACACGCTTTCCTACCTCGTTCATCGCGAAAAAGCACGGCCGCGAGCACTGCACTACTGCGAACGACTTGCCAAGGAAATCCCCCGCCACCAATTCAAGATTCCAGTCCAAGGGGCCATCGGCGGTGAAATCATTGCGCGAACAACCATCGCGCCGTTCCGCAAAGACGTGACCGAGAAGCTGTACGGCGGCGACGTGACGCGGAAGAAGAAGCTGCTCGAAAAGCAGAAGAAGGGCAAGGCAAAAATGAAGCAGTTCGGCAGCGTGAATATCCCTCAAAAAGCATTCGTCTCCGTCCTTCGCGCCGAGAACGATTAGGGCCTAAGGTGGTTTGTACGAGTACAGCGGCAGCAACGCGCACAGCCGAGGCACGCCCGCAACCGGGCCGTCTGGTTGAACGGGTCGCCACCGAAACGGATCAACGGTATCTTTTCCCTGTGCTCGCTCACGGCGGAACATCTCTGGGTGCACCGGTGAGCGACACGTAGCCGTTTCCTCCAAAAAAAGGGGAACCGACTGCGGCGCACGTTGAGAAGGGGGGAAATTCTTGACTTCCCGTATTATCTATGGGACACTCGACATCTGCGTTCGACGTGTATTTTTAGGCGAAAATCAACAGCGTTGATCGCGTTTCGGATTGCCGATTGGTTACAATAAGGCTTGCAGATGATTCGTGTCGGTGCTCGCGATTTCCGCTCGGTGACCGCCTGATCATCGCTTTGATAAAAACGGCACGGATGTTATGCGCTCACTTCAGGCCGAAACCAAATTCACAAACGCGGAGAAAGTGATGACCAAGCGACTCTGGCTGGTGTATTTTGTTTCGCTGTGCGTCTTGCTTCCAGGCTGTGGGAAAGAGGAGGAGCCGGCGCCACCAGCGCAACAGGCGCCGGTCGCCGTTGCCAAACCCAAGCCAAAACAAAAACCCAAACCGGCCCCCCCCGCAGCCCCATCCGAGCCGGTCGATGTGACGTCGCTCATCCCCCCCTCGCTCACAGCCGCCATGGGCGCGAAGGTTGACGCCTTGCCGGGGATTTCCGAGAAAATGGGAGTGGACTTCGCTGCTGAATTTCGACCCGCCACGATGATTTTGGCGTTGTCCGGTTTTCAACTCGCGGATGTCGAAGAGTTTTGGGTGGGCTCCAACCCCGCAACCAGCGAAGGCGCTCTCTGCGCGAAAATGGTCAAACAGTATGACCGCGCCCAGTTACGGGGCACGCTGCGTATCGGAGAGCCGTTGGGCAAGATCGACGGAATTGAACTTCATGCGTTACCGTCGCCGGACGGTGTGGAAAGCGCCGTGGCGTTCGTCGATGAAAAAGTCCTCATGCTCGGAAGCCGCAAAACGGTGGAATCCGCTTTGAAAAAGCCAGTCGACGGACCTGTGACATTGGGACTCGCTGCCGCGAATACCGAATCGCCTGCCTACTGGGTGGCCGGTGGTCCTGACGCATATTTGCAACAGTTGGCGTTCCATGGATTTGGCGGTTTCACGTCGAATTCTGACGCCAATGTCCCCCCTGTCGGTTTTGCGCTGGTCTTTCCATCCAAATCGCACCCGGGAGCCAAGAATGGTGCAGGCGGGCCGGTGCCCAGAAAAGGAGTCAAGGTTCGTCTTCGCAGTCGCGGGGAGCAGGAGGAGGAAGAAGAGGAAGAGAGACGACGAGGTAAGGGGAAGAATAAAGAGCGAGGCCTTGAAAGAGGTTTGGAGAGAGGCTTGGCCAAGGACAAAGATAAAGGCGACGACCAGGGCAATAATAACGCGGTGGAGAACAAGGGATTTGCCGGAGGACTCCGACCGCGTAATGCCGCCGTCGCTAAATCCGCAAGCGGTGCGATCGCCGTTACGCTTGGTTTTGCTTTTCAGGACGACCAACAGGCCGTACGGATGGAACGCCGTGTGCGAAGCGTGATGGACGCCATGCCGGACACATTAAAAACGGCTGCGACCTACAACATCGCGTGGACCGATTCTGGAAAAGATGGTAGCCACCGGGGAGCCGACGCCAATGCCAACCCCCTGGGAATATTGGGCAAACAACTTGGCAACACCCCGCGCCAGCTTCCTCACGAATTCGGTCCCGCGGAACACCCCACTGCGGTGCCCTCCCCGGCTCTTCCGCAAGTACGCCCCCTTTGGGCTAAAGATAAAGACAAAGGGGATGGTAGGAGTGGGCGTAGACGCAAGGGGCCGCAACCAAGGAATAATAATGCCGGACGCGGTGGCGCGAACGGGCCCAACAAACGGGATGATCAGGA is a window encoding:
- a CDS encoding DUF1559 family PulG-like putative transporter; the protein is MTKRLWLVYFVSLCVLLPGCGKEEEPAPPAQQAPVAVAKPKPKQKPKPAPPAAPSEPVDVTSLIPPSLTAAMGAKVDALPGISEKMGVDFAAEFRPATMILALSGFQLADVEEFWVGSNPATSEGALCAKMVKQYDRAQLRGTLRIGEPLGKIDGIELHALPSPDGVESAVAFVDEKVLMLGSRKTVESALKKPVDGPVTLGLAAANTESPAYWVAGGPDAYLQQLAFHGFGGFTSNSDANVPPVGFALVFPSKSHPGAKNGAGGPVPRKGVKVRLRSRGEQEEEEEEERRRGKGKNKERGLERGLERGLAKDKDKGDDQGNNNAVENKGFAGGLRPRNAAVAKSASGAIAVTLGFAFQDDQQAVRMERRVRSVMDAMPDTLKTAATYNIAWTDSGKDGSHRGADANANPLGILGKQLGNTPRQLPHEFGPAEHPTAVPSPALPQVRPLWAKDKDKGDGRSGRRRKGPQPRNNNAGRGGANGPNKRDDQDGRSRFGIRPPTNRQNSDPGIQFQTVDVAFEYELTRENNFLRVDATMDLPPSMISVAAAAQQAAGGSLSGGGLHPGTLTMVSASMSFWSNQAGGNRRGVRMVKDMPIVGGYSWMTELLPYMGYAELYGGLDFEKSWITHPENHRIARTVIPEFLNPGADTAKWQGYPYNGLGLTHFVGMSGVEDGPNVVAAALSRNDPRAGFFGYDDIAKPREITDGASKTIMLIGSGRLAGPWIQGGGATIRGAREPYFDELSGFQSPGLKTPGSVVLFADGSSREISADIDPEVFRAMCTIHGAETVDIPSGQPLQTGIPTPTPTPAPAAGNGLQGVIDFFKSGGQ
- a CDS encoding PEP-CTERM sorting domain-containing protein, with the protein product MRTSKMLLASIAMGFLLAGAGRSAQAELITNGTFDTDLAGWTIIQPGIPTTWVSGTAHVGRPGTPGISIFEQSFDIPIGTEALSISFDYEWQVMAPVEFEDSFLAEFVYQSTTAPDPKTVTLVDQGSDDGVFGSPTAFSTIISLIDLDNISDNGTIRFTLTENNSPVGTRIELDNVIVNPVPEPSTYAGLVGITCVSLLAYSWRSKRQQVA
- the lepA gene encoding translation elongation factor 4, whose translation is MKHIRNFCIIAHIDHGKSTLADRLIQTCGGVTQRELHEQMLDSMEIERERGITIKSNTITLDYRAPDGKDYLLNLIDTPGHVDFSHEVRRSLMACEGALIIVDASQGVEAQTVANLYLALEHDLTLLPVINKIDLPSADVDRAREAIDAELGLDPFEAIPISAKNGIGIEDVMIGIVEKLPAPQGDPDAPLKALVFDAQFDKFRGVILQVRVLEGTLKPRDTILFMHAGRNFTVDEVGYNQFKLNPKSQLSAGEVGYVVAGVKSVQDIEIGDTITLQDRPTAEAIPGYQKARQVVFSSIYPMDTGDYVELTKALDKLVINDAALTYEKDSSAALGFGFRCGFLGLLHLDVIQERLRREFDIGLIITAPSVKYNLTLVDGSTLEVDNPSNWPHPTTIQSASEPYIKASILTPETYVGPVMELCREHRSESQTMNYLSASRIEVTSVMPLGEVLFDFYGKLKMITRGYGSFDYEPIEYRTTDVVKVDILINKEPVDTLSYLVHREKARPRALHYCERLAKEIPRHQFKIPVQGAIGGEIIARTTIAPFRKDVTEKLYGGDVTRKKKLLEKQKKGKAKMKQFGSVNIPQKAFVSVLRAEND